Proteins encoded together in one Microbacterium sp. zg-Y625 window:
- the sufD gene encoding Fe-S cluster assembly protein SufD encodes MTTVTQAPVAGAEGHIDPAAAFVPVQTRSERPTSFDPADFGAPTGREVNWKHTPIARLGAVLVDEDTSASEAVEYRLDVPETLRVASVGHEAAVRGEVFRPEDVAAAIAWKQSPDALHLRIPANEEHEGLLRVDLVGRDARAHGNAHIIVEAMPNSAATVLLYHSGSAQYAQNVEIIVRDGARLNLVTVQRWDDDAVHVASHQARVDRDATLTHVVISLGGGVVRVNPSVELAGAGSECKLYGVSFSDAGQHLESQVYMHHKGPHTKGDVLYKGALQGESARSVWIGDVLIGADASGTDSYEANRNLVLTDGARAESIPNLEIETGDIQGAGHASATGRFDDEQLFYLQARGIDEAEARRLVVVGFLGEIVQKTGIPSLEEELTAAILAELDAGVQE; translated from the coding sequence ATGACCACCGTCACCCAGGCCCCCGTCGCCGGCGCGGAGGGCCACATCGACCCTGCCGCCGCGTTCGTCCCGGTGCAGACGCGCTCCGAGCGTCCCACCTCGTTCGACCCCGCCGACTTCGGCGCCCCCACCGGCCGTGAGGTCAACTGGAAGCACACCCCGATCGCCCGCCTCGGCGCGGTGCTGGTCGACGAGGACACCAGCGCCTCCGAGGCCGTCGAGTACCGCCTCGACGTGCCCGAGACCCTGCGCGTCGCGTCGGTCGGCCACGAGGCCGCCGTGCGCGGCGAGGTGTTCCGCCCCGAGGACGTCGCCGCCGCCATCGCCTGGAAGCAGAGCCCCGACGCGCTGCACCTGCGCATTCCGGCGAACGAGGAGCACGAAGGCCTGCTGCGCGTGGACCTCGTGGGCCGCGACGCGCGTGCCCACGGCAACGCCCACATCATCGTCGAGGCCATGCCGAACTCGGCCGCCACGGTGCTGCTGTACCACTCCGGTTCCGCGCAGTACGCGCAGAACGTCGAGATCATCGTGCGCGACGGCGCCCGGCTGAACCTCGTGACGGTGCAGCGCTGGGACGACGACGCGGTGCACGTGGCATCCCACCAGGCGCGGGTGGACCGCGACGCGACCCTCACCCACGTCGTGATCAGCCTGGGCGGCGGCGTCGTGCGTGTGAACCCCTCGGTCGAGCTCGCCGGAGCAGGCTCGGAATGCAAGCTCTACGGCGTCTCGTTCTCGGACGCCGGGCAGCACCTCGAGAGCCAGGTGTACATGCACCACAAGGGTCCGCACACGAAGGGCGACGTGCTCTACAAGGGCGCGCTGCAGGGCGAGAGTGCACGCAGCGTCTGGATCGGCGACGTGCTCATCGGGGCGGATGCCAGCGGCACCGACTCGTACGAGGCCAACCGCAACCTGGTGCTCACCGACGGCGCCCGCGCCGAGTCCATTCCGAACCTCGAGATCGAGACGGGGGACATCCAGGGCGCCGGCCACGCCAGCGCCACCGGTCGCTTCGACGACGAGCAGCTGTTCTACCTGCAGGCCCGTGGCATCGACGAGGCCGAAGCGCGGCGCCTGGTCGTGGTGGGGTTCCTCGGCGAGATCGTGCAGAAGACCGGCATCCCCTCGCTCGAGGAGGAGCTCACCGCGGCGATCCTCGCCGAGCTCGACGCAGGGGTGCAGGAATGA
- the tal gene encoding transaldolase: MTTPTPTQALSDAGVSIWLDDLSRQRITTGNLQQLIDTRNVVGVTTNPTIFQGAISAGIGYEEAIAAQAAKGASTDDTIFSLTTTDVQSACDIFRPIYDATKGVDGRVSIEVSPDLAHDTAATVAQAKELAAAVDRPNVLIKIPATKAGLPAITEVIAAGISVNVTLIFSLERYAEVIEAYLTGLEQAKDAGVDLTGIHSVASFFVSRVDTEVNKRLEAVGTGEAEGLMSLAGVANARLAYELFEQKFAEKRATDLVAAGANVQRPLWASTGVKDPKLPDTLYVTELVAPGTVNTMPEKTLEATFDHGQITGDSISGTYEAAHKVFDDLDRLGIDLVEVTQLLEDEGVDKFIASWHELQGTVTAALEGAKADA, encoded by the coding sequence ATGACCACGCCCACCCCCACGCAGGCCCTGTCCGACGCCGGCGTCAGCATCTGGCTCGACGACCTCTCCCGCCAGCGCATCACCACCGGCAACCTGCAGCAGCTCATCGACACCCGCAACGTCGTCGGGGTGACCACGAACCCGACGATCTTCCAGGGCGCGATCTCCGCCGGCATCGGCTACGAAGAGGCCATCGCCGCCCAGGCTGCCAAGGGCGCGTCGACGGACGACACGATCTTCTCGCTGACCACCACCGACGTGCAGAGCGCGTGCGACATCTTCCGCCCCATCTACGACGCCACGAAGGGTGTCGACGGCCGGGTGTCGATCGAGGTCTCCCCCGACCTCGCGCACGACACCGCCGCGACCGTCGCCCAGGCCAAGGAGCTCGCGGCGGCCGTCGACCGGCCGAACGTGCTGATCAAGATCCCCGCGACCAAGGCCGGGCTGCCCGCGATCACCGAGGTCATCGCCGCAGGCATCTCGGTCAACGTCACGCTCATCTTCTCGCTGGAGCGGTACGCCGAGGTCATCGAGGCATACCTCACGGGTCTCGAGCAGGCCAAGGATGCCGGTGTCGACCTCACCGGCATCCACTCCGTGGCCTCGTTCTTCGTCTCGCGGGTCGACACCGAGGTCAACAAGCGTCTCGAGGCCGTGGGCACCGGCGAGGCCGAGGGGCTCATGTCGCTCGCGGGTGTCGCCAACGCGCGCCTGGCCTATGAGCTGTTCGAGCAGAAGTTCGCCGAGAAGCGCGCGACCGACCTCGTGGCAGCCGGTGCCAACGTGCAGCGTCCCCTGTGGGCCTCCACCGGCGTCAAGGACCCGAAGCTCCCCGACACGCTCTACGTCACCGAGCTCGTCGCCCCCGGCACCGTCAACACCATGCCCGAGAAGACCCTCGAGGCGACGTTCGACCACGGCCAGATCACCGGAGACAGCATCAGCGGCACCTACGAGGCTGCGCACAAGGTCTTCGACGACCTCGACCGCCTCGGGATCGACCTCGTCGAGGTCACCCAGCTGCTCGAGGACGAGGGCGTGGACAAGTTCATCGCGTCCTGGCACGAGCTGCAGGGCACCGTCACCGCAGCGCTCGAAGGGGCGAAGGCCGACGCATGA
- the sufB gene encoding Fe-S cluster assembly protein SufB, with product MSDVLIDRPELDSLGVYEFGWHDPDAAGATAKRGLSEAVVRDISALKAEPEWMLKTRLKALQLFDRKPMPTWGADLSDIDFDNIKYFVRSTEKQAQTWEDLPEDIKNTYERLGIPEAERARLVSGVAAQYESEVVYHQIQKELEDQGVIFMDTDTALREHPEFFEEYFGSVIPSGDNKFAALNTAVWSGGSFVYVPKGVHVDIPLQAYFRINTENMGQFERTLIIADEGSYVHYIEGCTAPIYQSDSLHSAVVEIIVKKNARVRYTTIQNWSTNVYNLVTKRAVAHEGATMEWVDGNIGSKVTMKYPSIFLVGEHAKGETLSVAFAGPGQHQDAGAKMIHMAPYTQSSIISKSIARGGGRAGYRGEVRVDANAHHSANTVRCDALLVDTKSRSDTYPAIDIRVDDVQLGHEATVSKVSEEQLFYLQSRGMPEDEAMAMIVRGFIEPIARELPMEYALELNKLIEMGMEGSVG from the coding sequence ATGTCGGATGTGCTCATCGACCGTCCCGAGCTTGATTCGCTGGGGGTGTACGAGTTCGGCTGGCACGATCCCGATGCCGCCGGCGCCACCGCGAAGCGAGGCCTCAGCGAGGCCGTCGTCCGCGATATCTCGGCCCTCAAGGCCGAGCCCGAGTGGATGCTCAAGACCCGCCTGAAGGCGTTGCAGCTGTTCGACCGCAAGCCGATGCCCACCTGGGGCGCCGACCTCAGCGACATCGACTTCGACAACATCAAGTACTTCGTGCGCTCCACCGAGAAGCAGGCCCAGACCTGGGAGGACCTTCCGGAGGACATCAAGAACACGTACGAGCGGCTCGGCATCCCCGAGGCGGAGCGTGCGCGCCTGGTCTCCGGCGTCGCCGCCCAGTACGAGTCCGAGGTCGTCTACCACCAGATCCAGAAGGAGCTGGAGGACCAGGGCGTCATCTTCATGGACACCGACACGGCCCTGCGTGAGCACCCCGAGTTCTTCGAGGAGTACTTCGGCAGCGTCATCCCCTCCGGTGACAACAAGTTCGCCGCGCTCAACACCGCCGTCTGGTCCGGCGGCTCGTTCGTCTACGTCCCGAAGGGCGTGCACGTCGACATCCCGCTGCAGGCGTACTTCCGCATCAACACCGAGAACATGGGCCAGTTCGAGCGGACGCTGATCATCGCAGACGAGGGCTCGTACGTGCACTACATCGAGGGCTGCACCGCGCCGATCTACCAGTCCGACTCGCTGCACTCCGCGGTCGTCGAGATCATCGTCAAGAAGAACGCGCGCGTCCGCTACACGACCATCCAGAACTGGTCGACCAACGTCTACAACCTCGTCACCAAGCGGGCCGTGGCCCACGAGGGCGCGACGATGGAGTGGGTCGACGGCAACATCGGCTCGAAGGTGACGATGAAGTACCCGTCGATCTTCCTGGTGGGCGAGCACGCCAAGGGCGAGACCCTGTCGGTCGCCTTCGCCGGTCCCGGTCAGCACCAGGACGCCGGCGCGAAGATGATCCACATGGCCCCGTACACGCAGTCGTCGATCATCTCGAAGTCGATCGCGCGCGGCGGCGGACGTGCCGGCTACCGCGGTGAGGTGCGAGTGGACGCCAACGCGCACCACTCCGCCAACACGGTGCGCTGCGACGCCCTGCTCGTCGACACCAAGTCCCGCTCCGACACGTACCCCGCGATCGACATCCGCGTGGACGACGTGCAGCTGGGTCACGAGGCGACCGTCTCGAAGGTCAGCGAAGAGCAGCTGTTCTATCTGCAGTCCCGCGGCATGCCCGAGGACGAGGCGATGGCGATGATCGTCCGCGGCTTCATCGAGCCCATCGCCCGCGAGCTGCCCATGGAATACGCCCTCGAGCTGAACAAGCTCATCGAGATGGGCATGGAAGGATCCGTCGGCTGA
- a CDS encoding dinucleotide-utilizing enzyme, with amino-acid sequence MTSRARLARSIPFWILVVGSLATAIAGAVMLFDRLTVMATALAAGTATGIEVYVGQVEAVVGGILVGAGLVGLALALTVASARSLVPAASAAVPAPEPFDGPAVHSTSATASPASTAGSGPAPAGGPAAHVTTVDAAGPAPALTKPRVDASDPEAPRP; translated from the coding sequence ATGACCTCTCGCGCCCGCCTCGCCCGCAGCATCCCGTTCTGGATCCTCGTCGTGGGATCGCTGGCCACCGCCATCGCCGGCGCGGTCATGCTGTTCGATCGCCTCACCGTCATGGCGACCGCTCTGGCGGCGGGAACGGCGACGGGCATCGAGGTCTACGTGGGCCAGGTCGAGGCGGTCGTCGGCGGCATCCTCGTGGGCGCAGGCCTCGTCGGTCTCGCGCTGGCGCTCACCGTCGCGTCGGCGCGTTCGCTCGTACCGGCCGCGTCCGCCGCGGTGCCGGCCCCCGAGCCGTTCGACGGGCCGGCGGTGCACTCGACCTCGGCCACCGCCTCCCCCGCGTCCACCGCCGGTTCCGGTCCCGCTCCGGCCGGAGGCCCCGCGGCGCACGTCACGACGGTGGACGCCGCCGGCCCCGCCCCCGCCCTGACGAAGCCGCGCGTGGACGCGTCCGACCCCGAGGCGCCCCGCCCCTGA
- a CDS encoding glucose-6-phosphate isomerase: MTFDIRVTGHAKAAVERTLPGLVADLVASGITAGDGSLWGAEAEAEASRRLGWVQAVSVSRPLVPQITALRDEFAARGMTRIVLAGMGGSSLAPEVIAQTAGRPLVILDSTAPGQVLAAIDGDAETGGLAETVLVVSSKSGSTVETDSALRAFEAAWLDVGMDPAEHVVVVTDPGSPLDERSQAAGYRVFHADPTVGGRYSALTAFGLVPTGLAGVDISELLDEAEATLLEVAIDSADNPALVLAAAIAGGDPRRDKLGLVSDGTHIVGLPDWIEQLVAESTGKDGTGILPVVLLPVSPELDTRPADLQILRLVDEAREFHLFEQHEGEILVSGSLGAQLVVWEYATAIIGRLLGVNPFDQPDVESAKVAARGLLDVRPAPTQPAFTERGIEVRVSDPALAARGTIAGVFEELWARVPADGYVSLQAYVDRLDLSQLAGLREMVAADSGRPTTFGWGPRFLHSTGQYHKGGPATGVFVQILDAGEVDLEIPGRPFTFAELIRAQAAGDATVLAQTHGRPVVTLTLIEPQAEVLTLFEAVLED, encoded by the coding sequence ATGACCTTCGACATCCGGGTGACCGGGCATGCGAAGGCGGCGGTCGAGCGCACGCTTCCCGGGCTCGTCGCCGACCTCGTCGCCAGCGGCATCACGGCGGGCGACGGGAGCCTGTGGGGTGCCGAGGCCGAGGCCGAGGCATCACGTCGGCTGGGATGGGTGCAGGCCGTGAGCGTCTCCCGGCCGCTGGTCCCCCAGATCACCGCCCTGCGCGACGAGTTCGCCGCCCGGGGGATGACGCGCATCGTGCTGGCCGGCATGGGCGGGTCGTCGCTTGCTCCCGAGGTGATCGCACAGACCGCGGGCCGACCCCTGGTGATCCTCGACTCCACCGCCCCCGGGCAGGTGCTCGCCGCCATCGACGGTGACGCCGAGACCGGCGGCCTGGCCGAGACGGTGCTGGTCGTGTCGTCGAAGTCGGGCTCGACGGTCGAGACCGATTCGGCCCTGCGCGCCTTCGAGGCGGCGTGGCTGGATGTCGGGATGGACCCCGCCGAGCACGTGGTCGTCGTCACCGACCCCGGCTCGCCCCTCGACGAGCGGTCGCAGGCTGCCGGGTATCGCGTGTTCCACGCCGACCCGACGGTGGGCGGACGCTACTCCGCCCTCACCGCGTTCGGTCTGGTCCCCACGGGACTGGCGGGGGTCGACATCTCGGAACTCCTCGACGAGGCCGAGGCGACCCTGCTCGAGGTCGCCATCGACAGCGCCGACAACCCGGCGCTCGTACTCGCCGCGGCCATCGCCGGCGGTGATCCCCGTCGCGACAAGCTCGGTCTCGTGAGCGACGGCACGCACATCGTGGGGCTTCCGGACTGGATCGAGCAGCTCGTCGCGGAGTCCACGGGCAAGGACGGCACCGGCATCCTTCCGGTGGTCCTCCTCCCGGTCTCGCCCGAGCTCGATACCCGTCCGGCGGATCTGCAGATCCTCCGTCTCGTCGACGAGGCGCGCGAGTTCCACCTGTTCGAGCAGCACGAGGGCGAGATCCTTGTCAGCGGTTCGCTCGGCGCCCAGCTCGTGGTGTGGGAGTACGCGACCGCGATCATCGGCCGCCTCCTCGGCGTGAACCCCTTCGACCAGCCGGATGTGGAGTCGGCCAAGGTCGCCGCCCGCGGACTGCTCGACGTGCGGCCCGCCCCGACACAGCCGGCGTTCACCGAACGCGGCATCGAGGTGCGGGTGTCCGACCCCGCCCTCGCTGCCCGGGGTACCATCGCGGGCGTGTTCGAAGAGCTGTGGGCGCGCGTGCCTGCGGACGGCTACGTGTCGCTGCAGGCATATGTCGACCGGCTCGACCTGTCGCAGCTCGCCGGGCTGCGCGAGATGGTCGCGGCAGACAGCGGCCGCCCCACGACGTTCGGCTGGGGTCCGCGCTTCCTGCACTCCACGGGCCAGTACCACAAGGGCGGCCCCGCCACCGGCGTCTTCGTGCAGATCCTCGACGCCGGCGAGGTCGACCTGGAGATCCCGGGGCGGCCCTTCACCTTCGCCGAGCTCATCCGCGCGCAGGCCGCCGGTGACGCCACCGTGCTCGCCCAAACCCACGGGCGACCCGTCGTCACCCTCACCCTCATCGAACCGCAGGCCGAAGTGCTGACGCTGTTCGAAGCCGTCCTGGAGGACTGA
- a CDS encoding heme o synthase, with amino-acid sequence MDITTTSGSVQTAAPSFGRTVRAYVALTKPRVLELLLVTTVPVMILAQGGFPNVWLVLATVIGGSMSAGSAAAFNMYLDRDIDAHMKRTARRPIVTGEVSARGALIFSWVLAVASTVWLLATTNWVAASLSVGAIFFYVVIYTMILKRRTEQNIVWGGIAGCFPVLIGWSAVTGSLSWSAFILFALVFLWTPPHYWPLSMKYKGDYAEVEVPMLGATRNGTQVGLQVILYAWATVACSLLLIPVGEMGLVYTVSALVFGGWFVYESHVLYNRAVRGTEPKPMRVFHASITYLTLLFVAIAVDPLLPF; translated from the coding sequence ATGGACATCACGACGACGTCGGGCAGTGTGCAGACGGCGGCCCCCTCGTTCGGACGCACCGTCCGCGCCTACGTCGCGCTGACGAAGCCGCGCGTGCTGGAGCTGCTGCTGGTGACCACAGTGCCGGTGATGATCCTCGCGCAGGGCGGGTTCCCCAATGTCTGGCTGGTGCTGGCCACCGTGATCGGCGGCTCGATGAGCGCCGGCTCCGCGGCGGCGTTCAACATGTACCTCGACCGCGACATCGACGCGCACATGAAGCGCACCGCCCGCCGCCCCATCGTCACCGGCGAGGTCTCGGCCCGCGGGGCGCTCATCTTCTCGTGGGTGCTGGCCGTGGCATCCACCGTCTGGCTGCTCGCGACGACGAACTGGGTCGCCGCCTCGCTGTCGGTCGGGGCCATCTTCTTCTACGTCGTGATCTACACGATGATCCTCAAGCGCCGCACCGAGCAGAACATCGTCTGGGGCGGCATCGCCGGCTGCTTCCCGGTGCTGATCGGCTGGTCCGCCGTGACCGGCTCGCTGTCGTGGAGCGCGTTCATCCTCTTCGCGCTCGTGTTCCTCTGGACGCCGCCGCACTACTGGCCCCTGTCGATGAAGTACAAGGGCGACTACGCCGAGGTCGAGGTGCCCATGCTGGGCGCCACCCGCAACGGCACACAGGTCGGCCTGCAGGTCATCCTCTACGCATGGGCCACCGTCGCGTGCTCGCTGCTGCTGATCCCGGTGGGCGAGATGGGGCTCGTGTACACGGTGTCGGCCCTGGTCTTCGGCGGCTGGTTCGTCTACGAATCCCACGTGCTCTACAACCGTGCGGTGCGCGGCACGGAGCCCAAGCCGATGCGGGTGTTCCACGCGTCGATCACCTACCTGACGCTGCTGTTCGTCGCGATCGCCGTCGACCCGCTCCTGCCCTTCTGA
- the tkt gene encoding transketolase yields MSELQWEEIDRRAVDTARVLAADAVEKVGNGHPGTAMSLAPAAYLLYQRVLRHDPTDTHWLGRDRFILSAGHSSLTQYVQLYLGGFGLELDDLKALRTWGSKTPGHPEFRHTDGVEITTGPLGQGLASAVGFAYAARYERGLFDPEAPAGTSPFDHFVYVIAGDGDLQEGVTSEAGSLAGHQQLGNLIAIYDSNQISIEDDTNVAFTEDVAARYEAYGWHVQTVDWKRTGEYVEDVAELYAAIEAAKGETDRPSLIVLKTIIGWPSPGKQNSGKIHGSALGADELAATKKVLGFDPEKTFEVADDVIAHTRALAERAAPARAEWQQAFDAWAEANPERKALLDRLEAGELPADIADALPTFEAGKDVSTRAASGLVINALAAELPELWGGSADLAESNLTTIKDAKSFIPAEWSTHEWSGSPYGRVLHFGIREHAMGAIINGIKLHGPTRPFGGTFLIFSDYMRPAVRLAALMDIPSIFVWTHDSVALGEDGPTHQPIEQLATLRAIPNFTVVRPADANETAAAWLEILRRNGGPVGIALTRQNIPVFPRGTGDADGDAFASADNVAKGAYILAEAPGGTPDVILIATGSEVQLAVAARETLAAEGVNARVVSAPSLEWFAEQDAAYREQVLPSAVKARVSVEAGSPLTWRGVVGDAGRSVAIDHFGASADYKTLFQKFGITADAVVEAARETLKETHA; encoded by the coding sequence GTGTCGGAGTTGCAGTGGGAAGAGATCGACCGGCGCGCGGTGGACACCGCCCGAGTGCTGGCAGCCGATGCCGTGGAGAAGGTCGGCAACGGCCACCCCGGCACCGCCATGAGCCTCGCACCGGCCGCCTACCTGCTGTACCAGCGGGTGCTGCGCCACGACCCCACCGACACCCACTGGCTCGGCCGTGACCGCTTCATCCTGTCGGCGGGGCACTCGTCGCTCACGCAGTACGTGCAGCTGTACCTCGGCGGCTTCGGTCTGGAGCTCGACGACCTCAAGGCGCTGCGCACGTGGGGTTCGAAGACCCCCGGCCACCCGGAGTTCCGTCACACCGACGGTGTCGAGATCACCACGGGTCCGCTCGGGCAGGGTCTGGCCTCCGCGGTCGGGTTCGCCTACGCCGCGCGCTACGAGCGCGGCCTCTTCGACCCCGAGGCTCCGGCGGGAACCTCCCCCTTCGACCACTTCGTCTACGTGATCGCCGGCGACGGCGACCTGCAGGAGGGCGTGACCAGCGAGGCGGGGTCGCTCGCCGGCCACCAGCAGCTCGGCAACCTCATCGCCATCTACGACTCCAACCAGATCTCCATCGAGGACGACACGAACGTCGCCTTCACCGAGGACGTGGCCGCACGCTACGAGGCCTATGGCTGGCACGTGCAGACGGTCGACTGGAAGCGCACCGGCGAGTACGTCGAGGACGTCGCCGAGCTCTATGCGGCGATCGAGGCGGCCAAGGGCGAGACCGACCGCCCCTCGCTCATCGTGCTCAAGACCATCATCGGGTGGCCGTCCCCCGGCAAGCAGAACAGCGGCAAGATCCACGGCTCCGCCCTCGGTGCCGACGAGCTCGCCGCGACGAAGAAGGTGCTGGGCTTCGACCCCGAGAAGACCTTCGAGGTGGCCGACGACGTGATCGCGCACACCCGTGCCCTCGCCGAGCGCGCCGCGCCCGCCCGCGCCGAGTGGCAGCAGGCGTTCGACGCCTGGGCCGAGGCCAACCCCGAGCGCAAGGCACTGCTGGACCGGCTCGAAGCCGGTGAACTGCCGGCGGACATCGCCGACGCGCTCCCGACGTTCGAAGCCGGCAAGGACGTGTCCACCCGCGCCGCGTCGGGCCTCGTGATCAACGCTCTGGCCGCCGAGCTGCCCGAGCTGTGGGGCGGATCGGCCGACCTGGCAGAGTCCAACCTCACGACGATCAAGGATGCCAAGAGCTTCATCCCCGCCGAATGGTCGACCCACGAGTGGTCGGGTTCGCCCTACGGCCGGGTGCTGCACTTCGGCATCCGCGAGCACGCCATGGGCGCCATCATCAACGGCATCAAGCTGCACGGCCCCACCCGTCCGTTCGGCGGCACCTTCCTCATCTTCAGCGACTACATGCGCCCCGCGGTGCGTCTGGCCGCTCTGATGGACATCCCGTCGATCTTCGTCTGGACCCACGACTCGGTCGCCCTCGGCGAGGACGGCCCGACCCACCAGCCGATCGAGCAGCTGGCGACGCTGCGCGCGATTCCCAACTTCACTGTCGTGCGCCCCGCCGACGCGAACGAGACGGCTGCGGCATGGCTCGAGATCCTGCGCCGCAACGGCGGTCCCGTCGGCATCGCGCTGACGCGCCAGAACATCCCGGTGTTCCCCCGGGGCACCGGTGACGCCGACGGCGACGCGTTCGCCTCGGCGGACAACGTGGCCAAGGGCGCGTACATCCTCGCGGAGGCTCCCGGGGGCACGCCGGACGTCATCCTCATCGCCACCGGTTCCGAGGTGCAGCTGGCCGTCGCCGCCCGCGAGACGCTCGCCGCCGAGGGGGTCAACGCCCGCGTGGTGTCGGCGCCGTCGCTCGAGTGGTTCGCCGAGCAGGATGCCGCCTACCGCGAGCAGGTCCTGCCGTCCGCCGTGAAGGCGCGGGTGTCGGTCGAGGCCGGCTCCCCCCTGACGTGGCGCGGGGTCGTCGGCGACGCCGGCCGCTCCGTCGCGATCGACCACTTCGGCGCATCGGCCGACTACAAGACCCTGTTCCAGAAGTTCGGCATCACCGCCGACGCGGTCGTGGAAGCGGCACGCGAGACTCTCAAGGAGACCCACGCATGA
- a CDS encoding endonuclease domain-containing protein gives MAAEMRTETAIRRLCERIAVRGGVARVSSLQREGWTRYCIRMALERGLLSRVRRDWVAIPGADAELVAAARGGVVLSCITEARRRGLWVLREERPHVAALPHAAGHKASRPVVHWAEPLVPRHPDVLADPIENVLTIVASCQPHEVALAVWESALQQGLATMDVLARMPLPAASRRLLAEAHPFAGSGLETIFAVRLRWLRVRIVPQAWIEGHRVDFLIGDRLVIQIDGGEHVGRQRADDVAHDAELLLRGYHVIRVTYPQVIDDWPAVQDRIARAVGQGLHRVR, from the coding sequence ATGGCAGCCGAGATGAGGACCGAGACGGCGATCCGCCGCCTGTGTGAGCGGATCGCCGTCCGAGGCGGTGTGGCGCGGGTGTCGTCGCTGCAGCGCGAGGGGTGGACGCGCTACTGCATCCGGATGGCCCTGGAGCGCGGGCTGTTGTCCCGCGTGCGGCGGGACTGGGTGGCGATCCCGGGCGCGGATGCCGAACTCGTCGCGGCGGCGCGCGGCGGCGTGGTGTTGTCGTGCATCACGGAGGCGCGGCGTCGCGGGCTGTGGGTGCTGCGCGAGGAGCGCCCCCATGTCGCGGCCCTTCCCCACGCGGCGGGGCACAAGGCCTCGCGCCCGGTGGTGCACTGGGCGGAACCGCTCGTGCCGCGGCATCCCGACGTCCTCGCGGACCCGATCGAGAACGTCCTGACGATCGTCGCGTCGTGTCAGCCCCACGAGGTCGCGCTGGCGGTGTGGGAGTCCGCACTGCAGCAGGGGCTCGCGACGATGGACGTGCTCGCGCGGATGCCGCTGCCGGCGGCATCCCGCCGACTGCTCGCCGAGGCGCACCCGTTCGCCGGGTCCGGGCTGGAGACCATCTTCGCCGTGCGGCTGCGGTGGCTGCGCGTCCGCATCGTGCCGCAGGCCTGGATCGAGGGACACCGGGTCGACTTCCTCATCGGGGACCGGCTGGTCATCCAGATCGACGGCGGTGAGCACGTCGGGCGGCAGCGAGCTGACGATGTGGCGCACGACGCTGAGCTTCTGCTGCGGGGGTACCACGTGATCCGCGTGACCTATCCGCAGGTCATCGACGACTGGCCGGCCGTGCAGGACCGCATCGCGCGTGCGGTCGGCCAAGGGCTGCACCGCGTCCGGTAA
- a CDS encoding COX15/CtaA family protein, producing MSHAAAATTRSSRLLDRLPDRVDRRVRVFAWLSFLAEVLIIATGGAVRLTGSGLGCPTWPTCTPDSLVNTPEMGIHGVIEFGNRTLTGLVGILALIVVVLVWRMRAERRDLFALSLVVLGGVVAQAVVGGITVLTGLNPFIVGFHYVASLVLVCVCAAFLVRMHAAPGSRALAVPRWYAITTHVTTLALALTIVFGVLTTGAGPHSGDADAGRNGFNAELLEHVHAWPGYALFALVLLLTAVAWSRRLPTRAWVTALLGVVLVQIAVGLYQARNGLPELAVGVHMVLAALAAATMTVVVLRLKAPAAPTSDRAEELHIAHA from the coding sequence ATGTCCCACGCGGCCGCAGCGACGACCCGCTCGTCCCGCCTGCTCGATCGGCTCCCCGATCGCGTCGATCGGCGGGTGCGCGTCTTCGCCTGGCTGTCGTTCCTGGCCGAGGTGCTCATCATCGCCACCGGCGGTGCGGTGCGCCTCACCGGGTCGGGGCTCGGCTGCCCGACGTGGCCCACCTGCACCCCCGATTCGCTGGTGAACACGCCCGAGATGGGCATCCACGGTGTCATCGAGTTCGGAAACCGCACCCTGACGGGACTCGTCGGAATCCTCGCCCTCATCGTGGTCGTGCTGGTCTGGCGCATGCGCGCCGAGCGCCGCGACCTGTTCGCCCTGTCGCTCGTCGTGCTGGGCGGCGTCGTCGCGCAGGCCGTCGTCGGCGGCATCACGGTGCTGACGGGCCTGAACCCCTTCATCGTGGGCTTCCACTACGTCGCTTCGCTCGTACTCGTGTGCGTGTGCGCCGCGTTCCTCGTGCGCATGCACGCCGCCCCCGGTTCTCGCGCGCTCGCGGTGCCCCGCTGGTACGCGATCACGACGCACGTGACCACGCTGGCCCTGGCCCTCACGATCGTCTTCGGCGTGCTCACCACCGGCGCCGGCCCGCACTCGGGCGATGCGGATGCCGGTCGCAACGGCTTCAACGCCGAGCTGCTCGAGCACGTGCACGCCTGGCCCGGCTATGCGCTGTTCGCCCTGGTGCTGCTGCTGACGGCCGTCGCCTGGTCGCGGCGCCTCCCCACCCGGGCATGGGTCACCGCGCTGCTGGGCGTCGTGCTGGTGCAGATCGCCGTCGGCCTGTACCAGGCGCGCAACGGCCTGCCCGAACTCGCCGTCGGCGTACACATGGTGCTCGCGGCCCTGGCGGCGGCGACGATGACGGTCGTCGTGCTGCGACTGAAGGCGCCGGCAGCGCCGACCAGCGACCGCGCCGAAGAGCTGCACATAGCGCACGCATAG